A genomic window from Punica granatum isolate Tunisia-2019 chromosome 2, ASM765513v2, whole genome shotgun sequence includes:
- the LOC116194136 gene encoding G-type lectin S-receptor-like serine/threonine-protein kinase SD2-5, translating into MAEIFLVQQDLEGLSLSFESFMNYKSQPTSLYQNFRSKEAIMFKGRRTSFCRDFGLRLIGVACLSYSLVGGQEQFDQSTATAGLSTSWTLSKSSAHAEWFNDGSFLLPILHMEIYGFGFYMKVEIPGNYFLAVFILPCYDYDLTSTPGPGCTPQLVWSPNRNSPVEMGSTLELDSGGDLVLKDADRTVVWSTNTSDSISIPRTISGQYMKFCSDGHLRVYQWLADEWIEAVDLMTERVGECGYPFVCGRYGICSNRRQCRCPPSSNQNVYFKPMSDKHPELGCSEISPLSCGASQNNSFLELRGITYFDSGWSLQNVTGEICKEACAKNCSCKAAIFHPETDSDKYSYCSLLYEVFSLMDNDIEKAGYSSIAYIKVQGIPNQVLASSPKKNTSHRPLGHANRLLVILGSCIGAVIILVGVVVSFVQKKKRANKGEDEEYLDQVPGMPSRFSYDDLKALTGNFGKKLGEGGFGSVFEGTLTDGMRVAVKHLQGLGHIKNSFLAEVKSIGSIHHINLVRLVGFCSEKSHRLLIYEYMANGSLEKWIFKTNEVVLSWQQRKKIILDIAKGLNYLLEECRQKIIHLDIKPQNILLDENYNAKVSDFGLSKLVDRDESQVVTTMRGTPGYLAPEWLSSVITEKVDVYSFGVVILETVCGRKLFDSSQDEEDRNLLNLLKRKAKEDRFLEMVDKDAVDQQLCEVEAVTIMKLAACCLQAEYTRRPSMSTIIKVLEGAIEVEDDLDYNFWTHSVRVRSKANTSGVTAQLLPSVLSGPR; encoded by the exons ATGGCAGAAATTTTCCTGGTACAGCAGGACCTGGAAGGGCTGAGTTTATCCTTTGAGTCTTTCATGAATTACAAGTCCCAGCCAACCAGCTTATACCAAAATTTCAGATCGAAAGAGGCTATTATGTTCAAAGGCAGGAGAACGAGTTTCTGTCGGGATTTCGGCCTTCGTCTAATTGGGGTAGCTTGCCTTTCCTATTCTTTGGTCGGAGGCCAAGAACAGTTCGATCAGTCCACTGCGACTGCAGGTCTTTCCACTAGCTGGACACTCAGCAAGAGTTCCGCTCATGCAGAGTGGTTCAATGATGGGTCTTTTCTGCTGCCGATACTGCACATGGAGATTTATGGCTTTGGCTTCTATATGAAAGTCGAGATCCCTGGAAATTACTTCCTCGCCGTTTTCATCCTGCCATGCTATGATTATGACTTGACTAGCACCCCTGGTCCTGGTTGTACCCCACAGCTTGTGTGGTCTCCTAACCGGAACTCTCCCGTGGAGATGGGCTCAACCTTGGAGCTCGACTCGGGTGGAGATTTGGTGTTGAAGGATGCTGATAGGACCGTCGTCTGGTCAACCAACACTTCTG ATTCAATTTCCATCCCAAGGACAATATCCGGGCAATACATGAAGTTCTGCTCAGACGGGCATTTGAGAGTATATCAGTGGCTGGCTGATGAGTGGATAGAAGCGGTCGATCTGATGACAGAGCGGGTTGGAGAATGTGGCTATCCTTTTGTTTGCGGGAGATATGGAATCTGCTCAAACAGAAGACAGTGCAGGTGTCCTCCATCAAGCAACCAAAATGTATATTTCAAGCCGATGAGTGATAAGCACCCCGAACTCGGTTGCTCAGAAATTTCACCCTTGTCTTGTGGAGCTTCCCAGAACAATAGCTTTCTCGAGCTACGTGGCATCACATATTTCGATTCTGGTTGGAGTCTCCAGAATGTAACAGGAGAGATTTGTAAAGAGGCATGTGCAAAAAATTGTTCCTGCAAAGctgccatttttcaccctgaGACGGACAGTGACAAGTATTCTTACTGCTCTTTACTGTACGAGGTGTTCTCGTTAATGGATAATGACATTGAAAAGGCTGGATATAGTTCCATCGCTTACATTAAGGTCCAGGGCATTCCAAATCAAGTCCTTGCGAGTAGTCCCAAGAAGAACACAAGCCACCGGCCACTGGGACATGCAAATCGGCTTTTGGTTATACTAGGATCCTGCATAGGTGCTGTTATAATTCTAGTTGGGGTTGTGGTTTCATTTGTTCAGAAGAAGAAACGTGCTAATAAGGGAGAGGATGAAGAATATCTAGATCAAGTGCCAGGAATGCCCTCTAGATTCTCTTACGATGACCTCAAAGCCTTGACAGGGAACTTCGGCAAGAAGCTTGGGGAAGGGGGATTCGGCTCTGTCTTTGAAGGAACTCTTACTGATGGCATGAGAGTCGCAGTGAAGCATCTTCAAGGTTTAGGACACATCAAGAACTCATTTTTAGCAGAGGTCAAGTCCATTGGCAGCATCCATCATATCAACTTGGTAAGGCTGGTGGGATTTTGCTCTGAGAAATCACACAGGCTTCTCATTTATGAGTACATGGCTAATGGATCTCTGGAGAAATGGATTTTTAAAACCAATGAAGTCGTGCTCAGTTGGCAACAAAGGAAGAAGATCATCCTCGACATAGCAAAGGGGCTGAATTATCTCCTTGAGGAGTGTAGGCAGAAGATAATCCACCTCGATATCAAGCCCCAAAACATCCTCTTGGACGAGAACTATAACGCGAAGGTCTCTGATTTTGGATTGTCGAAGCTGGTCGACAGGGATGAGAGCCAAGTCGTAACGACAATGAGAGGAACTCCCGGCTATTTGGCCCCTGAGTGGCTGAGCTCTGTGATTACTGAGAAAGTGGATGTGTACAGCTTCGGAGTAGTAATACTGGAGACTGTGTGCGGTCGAAAACTTTTCGACAGCTCCCAGGATGAGGAAGACAGGAATCTACTGAATCTTCTTAAGAGGAAGGCAAAAGAGGATCGGTTCCTGGAGATGGTCGATAAGGATGCGGTTGACCAACAGTTGTGTGAAGTGGAAGCCGTGACTATAATGAAGCTCGCTGCATGTTGCCTACAAGCTGAGTACacaaggaggccatccatgtcTACTATCATTAAGGTGTTAGAGGGAGCTATTGAAGTAGAAGATGATCTTGACTATAACTTCTGGACCCATTCTGTAAGAGTTCGCAGCAAGGCGAACACATCTGGTGTCACTGCTCAATTGTTGCCTTCGGTTTTGTCTGGCCCTCGGTGA
- the LOC116194619 gene encoding G-type lectin S-receptor-like serine/threonine-protein kinase SD2-5: MSTGKKNLSLCSSFLQLLLPFLLTSSFLCPTDAQPFDYPTASLSTTWKNSATANHSVGFDDGSTVRAVLLRGTFGPKYACGFYCNGACDTYLFSIFIVRTNSVSFIVVPGLPQVVWSANRDFPVKINSTLELTSRGDLVLKDADGTIAWSTNTSDKSVAGLNLTEAGNLVLFDENNATIWQSFDHPTDSLVPGQRLLIGQKLTPSVSSRNWTEFGMLSFGFTASGLYGLVGTNPPEVYYQFDYIQVTSHDMGYAEYMNGSLALFVNSELNKTMVKIPSAMSAQYMRLGSDGHLRVYEWSQNSGTWEQVADLLTGYLGDCGYPTACGSYSICSNGQCSCPVTGSGTVYFQQINSRQPNLGCSEVTPLSCSESQNHSLIELQDVNYFIFNSGLQSTDPESCKLDCEKNCSCKAAIFRYWSNSSAGFCYLLSKVFSLMNNDPQKTRVNSTAYIKVQNVPPAPSPIGKKSQLPVIIGSSLGALFVVVLLVGVVIWKTRKVDDEEEIYLDQVPGMPTRFSYEILQATTENFSKKLGAGGFGSVFEGTLIDGTKIAVKQLEGLGQIKKSFLAEVETIGSIHHVNLVRLVGFCAEKMHRLLVYEFMANGSLDRWIYQKNSELVLEWQQRKKIILDIAKGLNYLHEDCRQKIIHLDIKPQNILLDENFNAKVSDFGLSKLIDRDQSQVMTTMRGTPGYLAPEWLLSAAITEKVDVYSFGVVILEIVCGRKVFDSSLNEEDMPLLNLFKRKAEEQRLLDIVDKCSEDMQFHGPDAVNMMRVAAWCLQADFAKRPSMSTVVKVLEGVMDVKVDLDYNFFNLSWAKAPVEVGRRESEFRATTPLLPSVLSGPR, encoded by the exons ATGTCTACAGGCAAgaaaaatctctctctctgcagCTCATTTCTTCAACTTCTCCTTCCCTTCCTGTTGACTTCCTCCTTCCTCTGTCCAACTGATGCCCAACCTTTCGATTACCCAACTGCAAGCCTGTCCACAACATGGAAGAACAGTGCCACTGCCAATCACTCCGTGGGATTCGACGACGGATCCACTGTCAGGGCAGTCCTCCTCAGGGGAACTTTCGGGCCGAAATACGCCTGCGGGTTCTACTGCAATGGAGCCTGCGATACTTACCTCTTTTCCATCTTCATTGTCCGGACAAACAGCGTCTCTTTCATCGTTGTACCGGGGTTACCGCAGGTGGTTTGGTCTGCTAATAGGGATTTCCCAGTTAAGATCAACTCGACATTGGAGCTCACATCAAGGGGAGATTTGGTTCTCAAGGATGCTGACGGGACTATAGCTTGGTCCACCAACACTTCAG ATAAATCTGTTGCTGGCTTGAACTTAACAGAAGCGGGCAATCTTGTGCTGTTTGATGAAAACAATGCAACGATTTGGCAGTCATTTGATCATCCAACAGACTCATTGGTGCCCGGACAAAGACTATTAATAGGCCAGAAACTGACTCCCAGTGTTTCCTCCAGGAATTGGACTGAATTTGGTATGCTTTCATTTGGCTTTACTGCATCAGGCTTGTATGGTCTCGTAGGGACTAACCCCCCTGAGGTCTATTACCAATTTGATTACATTCAGGTGACTAGCCATGACATGGGTTATGCTGAATACATGAATGGAAGCTTAGCATTATTCGTGAATTCTGAGCTGAACAAAACCATGGTTAAGATTCCCTCTGCAATGTCTGCCCAGTACATGAGGCTTGGTTCTGATGGGCACTTGAGAGTTTACGAGTGGAGCCAAAATTCGGGTACATGGGAACAAGTAGCTGATCTTTTAACTGGGTATTTAGGGGATTGTGGTTATCCTACAGCTTGTGGGAGTTACAGCATTTGCTCGAATGGGCAGTGCTCTTGTCCTGTCACAGGTAGTGGCACGGTCTATTTCCAGCAAATTAATAGCAGGCAGCCAAATCTTGGGTGCTCTGAAGTCACCCCATTGTCCTGTTCGGAATCTCAGAATCATAGTTTAATTGAGCTCCAAGACGTTAACTACTTCATCTTCAATTCGGGTCTTCAAAGCACTGACCCAGAAAGTTGTAAACTAGACTGTGAAAAGAATTGTTCGTGCAAAGCTGCTATTTTTCGTTACTGGTCAAACTCCTCTGCTGGTTTTTGCTACTTACTATCCAAAGTGTTCTCACTGATGAACAATGATCCGCAGAAGACACGTGTTAACTCTACTGCTTACATTAAAGTTCAGAACGTGCCTCCCGCACCTAGTCCAATTGGAAAGAAAAGCCAGCTTCCTGTTATAATAGGGTCAAGCCTCGGTGCCTTATTTGTTGTGGTTCTTTTGGTTGGAGTCGTGATTTGGAAGACAAGAAAAGTtgatgatgaggaggagaTTTATCTAGATCAAGTACCTGGGATGCCCACTCGGTTCTCGTATGAGATATTACAAGCCACGACAGAGAATTTCAGCAAGAAACTTGGTGCAGGTGGTTTTGGCTCTGTATTTGAAGGTACCTTGATTGATGGCACGAAAATTGCAGTGAAACAACTGGAAGGTTTGGGCCAGATCAAGAAATCATTTCTAGCAGAAGTCGAGACCATTGGGAGCATCCACCATGTCAACTTGGTGAGATTAGTTGGATTTTGTGCCGAAAAAATGCACAGGCTTCTTGTTTACGAGTTTATGGCTAATGGATCTCTGGATAGATGGATCTACCAGAAGAACAGTGAGCTCGTGCTTGAATGGcagcagaggaagaagatcaTCCTAGACATAGCAAAGGGACTAAACTATCTCCATGAAGATTGCCGGCAGAAGATCATCCATCTCGACATTAAGCCCCAGAATATCCTTCTCGATGAGAATTTCAATGCAAAAGTTTCCGACTTTGGACTGTCAAAGCTGATTGATAGGGACCAGAGCCAAGTCATGACGACCATGAGGGGAACTCCTGGCTATTTAGCACCGGAGTGGTTATTAAGTGCTGCGATCACAGAAAAAGTGGATGTTTACAGCTTCGGGGTTGTGATATTGGAAATCGTGTGTGGAAGGAAAGTTTTTGATAGCTCCTTGAACGAGGAAGATATGCCATTACTGAATCTTTTCAAGAGAAAAGCAGAAGAACAGCGACTTCTCGATATAGTCGACAAGTGCAGCGAGGACATGCAATTTCATGGCCCTGATGCAGTCAACATGATGAGGGTCGCTGCTTGGTGTCTGCAAGCTGACTTTGCGAAGAGACCATCCATGTCAACAGTCGTAAAGGTGTTAGAGGGGGTTATGGATGTGAAAGTTGACCTCGACTATAACTTCTTCAATCTGTCGTGGGCGAAAGCACCTGTTGAAGTTGGTCGAAGGGAGAGTGAGTTTCGTGCCACAACTCCATTGTTACCGTCAGTTCTTTCTGGGCCCCGATGA